The Pseudomonas leptonychotis genomic sequence CAAGCAACTCAACCAGCAGGGCAGCTGGGAGGGTGAAGTGTGGCTCAAGCGCAAAAGCGGCGAAAACTTCCCCGCCTGGGTTGGCATCACCGCGGTCAAAGATGATGAAGGTGACCTGGTCAGCTACGTGTGCTTCTTCAGTGACATCAGCGAACGCAAAGCCAGTGAGCAGCGCATCCACCGCCTGGCCTACTACGACGCCCTGACCCAACTGCCCAACCGCACGCTGTTCCAGGACCGTTTGCACAGCGCCTTGCAGCACGGTGAAAGGCATCAGGAGTGGGTGGTGTTGATGTTCCTCGACCTCGACCGCTTCAAACCGATTAACGACTCGCTCGGCCATGCCGCCGGCGATCGCATGCTCAAAGAAGTGGCCGTGCGCCTGAGCGCCTGTGTTGACGGCGACGACACCGTGGCGCGCATGGGCGGCGACGAGTTCACCCTGCTGCTCAACTCCCAGCCACAGCGCGAAGGGGCACTGACGCGGGCCATTCATGTCGGCGAGCAGATTCTCGCCAGTCTGGAACAACCCTTTATCCTCGAAGGCCGTGAGTTCTTTGTCACCGCCAGCATCGGTATTGCCCTCAGCCCGCAAGACGGCAACGAGCTGAGCCAGCTGATGAAAAACGCCGATACGGCGATGTACCACGCCAAAGAGCGCGGCAAGAATAATTTCCAGTTCTACCAGGCCGACATGAACGCCAGCGCCCTGCAGCGACTGGAACTGGAAAGTGACCTGCGCCATGCCCTTGAACAGGGCGAGTTCAAGCTCTATTACCAGCCGCAATTCTCCGGCGACGGCAAACGTCTAACCGGCGCCGAGGCGCTGTTGCGCTGGCAGCACCCGCAGCGCGGCCTGGTGCCACCGAGCGACTTTATTCCGGTGCTCGAAGAGCTGGGCCTGGTTGTGCAGGTTGGTGATTGGGTGCTGCGTGAAGCCTGCCGGCAACTGGCCGAATGGCACGAGGCGAAGATTCGCGTGCCAAAGATTTCCGTCAATCTGTCAGCCCGCCAGTTTGCCGAAGGCGACCTGCACCAACGGATTGCACAGATTCTTCAGCACAGCGGCATTCCCGCAGGCTGCCTGGAACTGGAGCTGACCGAAAGCATCCTGATGGAAGACGTGGCCAACGCCATGCAAACCCTCGGCAGCCTGAAGAAGCTTGGCGTGTACATCGCCATCGACGACTTCGGCACCGGTTACAGCTCGCTGAACTACCTCAAGCAGTTCCCCATCGATGTGCTGAAAATCGATCGCAGCTTTGTCGACGGCCTGCCCCACGGCGAGCAGGACGGCCAGATTGCCCGCGCCATCATCGCCATGGCCCACAGCCTGAACCTCAAGGTAATCGCCGAAGGCGTGGAAACCTTGGCCCAGCTGGACTTCCTGCGCGGCCACGATTGCGACGAAGTGCAGGGTTTCCTGCTCGGCCGGCCGATGCCGCCACAGCAATTCACCGCGCTGTTCACTGGCACCGCGTTGTTTATGCTGAGCTAAGCCGCCTGCGCACATGAGCCCCACTTGTCCGCCAGATGACCACGCTTCATATGCCTGTTTATTACGGATGAGGTAGAATTCGCCCCCTCTTTCTACCGCCCAGCTGATTTTCTCAGGGGAATGCTATGTTCAGCCGTGATTTGACTATCGCCCGTTATGACGCCGAATTGTTTGCCGCGATGGAGCAAGAAGCCCAGCGCCAGGAACATCACATCGAGCTGATCGCCTCGGAGAACTACACCAGCCCAGCGGTGATGGAAGCCCAAGGCTCGGTACTGACCAACAAGTACGCTGAAGGCTACCCAGGCAAGCGTTACTACGGCGGTTGCGAATACGTCGACATCGTTGAACAGCTGGCCATCGACCGCGCCAAAGAACTGTTCGGCGCCGACTACGCCAACGTCCAGCCGCACTCCGGCAGCCAAGCCAACAGCGCCGTGTACATGGCTCTGCTGGAAGCCGGTGACACCGTACTGGGCATGAGCCTGGCCCACGGCGGCCACCTGACCCACGGCGCCAGCGTCAGCTTCTCCGGCAAGATGTACAACGCCGTGCAGTACGGCATCGACAACGTCACCGGCCTGATCGATTATGACGAAGTTGAGCGCCTGGCCGTTGAGCACAAGCCGAAGATGATCATCGCCGGTTTCAGCGCCTACTCGCAGATCCTCGACTTCCCGCGTTTCCGCGCCATTGCTGACAAAGTTGGCGCCTACCTGTTCGTCGACATGGCCCACGTCGCTGGCCTGGTTGCCGCTGGCGTTTACCCGAACCCAGTGCCGTTCGCTGACGTGGTGACCACCACCACCCACAAAACCCTGCGCGGCCCGCGTGGCGGCCTGATTCTGGCCCGTGCCAACGAAGCGCTGGAGAAGAAATTCAACTCCGCGGTCTTCCCAGGCGGCCAGGGCGGCCCACTGGAGCACGTGATTGCCGGTAAAGCCGTGTGCTTCAAAGAGGCACTGCAGCCTGAGTTCAAGACCTACCAGCAGCAAGTGATCAAGAACGCCCAGGCCATGGCCAGCGTGTTTATTGAAAACGGTTACGACGTGGTCTCCGGCGGCACCGAGAACCACCTGTTCCTGCTCAGCCTGATCAAGCAAGACATCACCGGTAAAGACGCCGACGCCGCCCTGGGTCGCGCCTTTATCACCGTGAACAAGAACAGTGTGCCGAACGATCCACGTTCGCCGTTCGTCACCTCCGGCCTGCGCATCGGCACCCCAGCGGTGACCACCCGCGGCTTCAAGGAAGACGAGTGCCGCGCACTGGCTGGCTGGATCTGCGAAATCCTCGCCAATCTGGGCGACGAAGCGGTTGAAGCGCGCATCCGCGAGCAAGTGAAAGCGGTTTGCGCCACGTTCCCGGTATACGGCAACTAAGCGACACCCGCCTGCAACAGAAAAACCCGCCACTGCGCGGGTTTTTTGTGCCCGGCACATCGACAACCCCGTCAGATAAAAGCCCACCCTCGGCAGCAGCCTTGGCTAT encodes the following:
- the glyA gene encoding serine hydroxymethyltransferase; the encoded protein is MFSRDLTIARYDAELFAAMEQEAQRQEHHIELIASENYTSPAVMEAQGSVLTNKYAEGYPGKRYYGGCEYVDIVEQLAIDRAKELFGADYANVQPHSGSQANSAVYMALLEAGDTVLGMSLAHGGHLTHGASVSFSGKMYNAVQYGIDNVTGLIDYDEVERLAVEHKPKMIIAGFSAYSQILDFPRFRAIADKVGAYLFVDMAHVAGLVAAGVYPNPVPFADVVTTTTHKTLRGPRGGLILARANEALEKKFNSAVFPGGQGGPLEHVIAGKAVCFKEALQPEFKTYQQQVIKNAQAMASVFIENGYDVVSGGTENHLFLLSLIKQDITGKDADAALGRAFITVNKNSVPNDPRSPFVTSGLRIGTPAVTTRGFKEDECRALAGWICEILANLGDEAVEARIREQVKAVCATFPVYGN